The following proteins are co-located in the Paraburkholderia phytofirmans PsJN genome:
- a CDS encoding porin: MKKSLLALAALGAFAGVAHAQSSVTLYGIIDEGFNINTNSGGKHLYNLSSGVLQGSRFGLRGTEDLGGGLKAIFVLENGFDVNNGKLGQGGLMFGRQAYVGLSSQFGTVTLGRQYDSVVDYVGPLEAGDQWGGYIAAHPGDIDNFNNAYRTNNTVKYTSANYGGLTFGGTYSFGGIAGNVTSNQIWSLGAGYNNGPLVLGVGYLNARTPAAAGGLFNTGSTAAAPAAAVTSPIYAGFTSANTYQVIGAGGAYTFGAATIGATYSNIRFGNLGASYASPFKGQSATFNNAELNFKYQLTPALLVGAAYDYTRGAEINGNSRAQYHQGAVGVDYFLSKRTDVYVTGVYQHALGDTVTAGGAVVDATAGINGLSGSSNQNQFTARIGIRHKF; this comes from the coding sequence ATGAAAAAGTCGCTTCTCGCTCTCGCAGCACTGGGCGCATTCGCAGGCGTCGCACATGCTCAGAGCAGCGTGACCCTGTACGGTATCATTGACGAAGGCTTCAACATCAACACCAACTCGGGTGGCAAGCACCTGTACAACCTGTCCAGCGGCGTTCTGCAAGGCTCGCGTTTCGGCCTGCGCGGCACGGAAGATCTGGGCGGCGGTCTGAAGGCAATCTTCGTGTTGGAAAACGGCTTTGACGTGAACAACGGCAAGCTGGGTCAAGGCGGCCTGATGTTCGGTCGTCAAGCTTACGTCGGCCTGTCGAGCCAATTCGGTACGGTCACGCTGGGTCGTCAGTACGACTCCGTCGTCGACTACGTCGGTCCGCTGGAAGCCGGCGACCAGTGGGGCGGCTACATCGCTGCTCACCCGGGCGACATCGACAACTTCAACAACGCGTACCGCACCAACAACACGGTCAAGTACACGAGCGCAAACTACGGCGGCCTGACGTTCGGCGGCACGTACAGCTTCGGCGGCATCGCCGGCAACGTCACGTCGAACCAGATCTGGTCGTTGGGCGCTGGCTACAACAACGGTCCGTTGGTCTTGGGCGTTGGCTACTTGAACGCACGCACGCCGGCAGCTGCGGGCGGCCTGTTCAACACCGGCAGCACGGCTGCAGCACCGGCCGCAGCTGTGACGTCGCCGATCTACGCTGGCTTCACGTCGGCTAACACGTACCAAGTGATCGGTGCAGGCGGCGCGTACACGTTCGGCGCAGCGACCATCGGTGCAACGTACTCGAACATCCGCTTCGGCAACCTGGGCGCATCGTATGCATCGCCGTTCAAGGGCCAGTCGGCAACGTTCAACAACGCAGAACTGAACTTCAAGTATCAGTTGACCCCGGCATTGCTGGTCGGCGCAGCGTATGACTACACGCGCGGCGCGGAAATCAACGGCAACTCGCGTGCTCAGTACCACCAAGGCGCAGTTGGCGTGGACTACTTCCTGTCCAAGCGTACCGACGTGTACGTGACGGGTGTGTACCAACACGCTCTGGGCGACACGGTCACCGCTGGTGGCGCTGTGGTCGACGCAACGGCAGGCATCAACGGCCTGTCGGGTTCGTCGAACCAGAACCAGTTCACGGCGCGCATCGGTATCCGCCACAAGTTCTAA
- a CDS encoding long-chain fatty acid--CoA ligase, whose protein sequence is MDKIWLKSYPPGVPAEIDPSRYSSVGELLEEAFREHRAKPAFVCMGKEISYGELDALSRKLAAWFQSKGLARGARIAIMMPNVLQYPVAIAAILRAGYVVVNVNPLYTPRELEHQLKDSGAEAIILLENFAVTLQAIVRNTSIKHVVVAAMGDLMGIKGTLVNFVVRKVKKMVPAWSLPGHVKFNTAIAEGARQNFKPVQQGPEDVAFLQYTGGTTGVAKGATLLHRNLIANVLQSEIWLDPVRANRKDIDQFVTVVALPLYHVFALTVCGLLTIRTGGLGVLIPNPRDIPGMIKALEGYPITTIPAVNTLYNALLNSPDFHKLDFSKLIAANGGGMAVQEAVAKRWYEQTHTPIIEGYGLSETSPCVTCNPVTVTEYSGTIGLPLPSTEISIRDDEGNEVPLGQPGEICIRGPQVMAGYWNRPDETAKVMTADGFFKSGDVGLMNDGGFVKIVDRKKDMILVSGFNVYPNEIEDVVAKLPGVFEVAAVGVPDQHSGEAVKLFVVKKDQALTDADIFAYCKQQLTGYKRPKIVEFRTELPKSNVGKILRRELRDGRA, encoded by the coding sequence ATGGACAAAATCTGGCTGAAATCTTATCCGCCCGGCGTTCCCGCAGAGATCGACCCGAGCCGCTATTCGTCGGTGGGAGAACTGCTCGAAGAAGCCTTCCGCGAGCACCGCGCCAAACCGGCGTTCGTCTGCATGGGCAAGGAGATCAGCTACGGCGAGCTCGACGCGCTTTCGCGCAAACTCGCCGCGTGGTTTCAGTCGAAGGGCTTGGCCCGCGGCGCGCGCATCGCGATCATGATGCCCAACGTGCTGCAGTATCCGGTGGCCATTGCAGCCATCTTGCGCGCGGGCTATGTGGTCGTGAACGTGAACCCGCTCTATACGCCGCGTGAACTCGAGCATCAACTCAAGGACAGCGGAGCGGAGGCGATCATTCTGCTCGAGAATTTCGCGGTTACGCTGCAGGCGATCGTGCGCAACACGTCGATCAAGCATGTGGTTGTGGCGGCAATGGGCGACTTGATGGGGATCAAGGGCACGCTGGTGAATTTCGTCGTGCGCAAGGTGAAGAAGATGGTGCCGGCCTGGAGTCTGCCGGGGCACGTCAAATTCAACACCGCCATAGCAGAAGGCGCACGCCAGAATTTCAAGCCGGTCCAGCAAGGCCCTGAAGACGTCGCATTTCTCCAGTACACGGGCGGAACGACAGGTGTGGCCAAGGGCGCAACGCTGCTGCATCGGAACCTGATCGCCAATGTGCTGCAGTCGGAGATCTGGCTCGATCCGGTTCGCGCGAATCGCAAGGATATCGATCAGTTCGTCACCGTCGTCGCCTTGCCGCTGTATCACGTGTTCGCGCTGACCGTGTGCGGGCTGCTGACGATCCGCACTGGTGGCCTCGGCGTACTCATTCCGAATCCGCGCGACATTCCCGGCATGATCAAGGCGCTGGAAGGCTATCCGATCACGACGATTCCCGCCGTCAACACGCTGTACAACGCGTTGTTGAACAGCCCGGATTTCCATAAGCTCGATTTTTCGAAGCTGATCGCCGCGAACGGCGGAGGTATGGCGGTGCAGGAAGCCGTCGCCAAACGCTGGTACGAGCAGACTCATACGCCGATTATCGAAGGATACGGTTTGTCGGAGACGTCGCCGTGCGTGACCTGCAATCCGGTCACGGTCACCGAATACAGCGGAACAATCGGCCTGCCGCTGCCGTCGACGGAAATCTCGATTCGTGACGACGAAGGTAACGAGGTGCCGCTCGGTCAGCCCGGCGAGATTTGCATCCGCGGGCCGCAGGTGATGGCAGGCTACTGGAACCGGCCCGACGAAACCGCGAAAGTGATGACGGCGGACGGGTTCTTCAAATCGGGCGATGTCGGCCTGATGAATGACGGCGGCTTCGTCAAGATCGTCGACCGCAAGAAGGACATGATTCTGGTGTCCGGTTTCAATGTCTATCCGAACGAAATCGAAGACGTGGTCGCCAAGCTACCGGGCGTGTTCGAGGTTGCAGCGGTCGGCGTGCCGGACCAGCATTCCGGCGAAGCGGTGAAGCTGTTCGTGGTGAAGAAGGATCAGGCGCTCACCGATGCCGACATCTTCGCCTACTGCAAGCAGCAGTTGACCGGCTACAAGCGGCCTAAGATCGTCGAGTTCCGTACCGAGCTGCCGAAGAGCAATGTCGGCAAGATTTTGCGTCGAGAGTTGCGCGACGGACGGGCGTAG
- a CDS encoding molybdopterin-containing oxidoreductase family protein gives MNAPTELARAVCPHDCPDTCAMRVTVVGGRAIKVVADPEHPPTQGALCTKVSRYAERVHHPQRLTAPMKRVGRKGDGRFEPISWDEAFRIAAGRLAEIARRAPEAIVPYSYAGTMGLVQGESIAQRFFHKIGASQLDRTICASAGAAGLKYTYGASLGMLTEFFDESEVILIWGSNPIASSLHFWTRAQQAKRRGARLIAIDPYRSLTAEKCHQHIALKPGTDGALALGMMNVLITENLLDHAYIAAHTLGFDELKARALNYPPSRVAEICDIDEHVIVDLARLYGSTKKAAIRMNYGLQRVRGGGNAVRAIACLPSLTGAWRERAGGVLLSSGGWAPVDTHALQRPDLMPGWPSKVSRVINMNTIGDALLHKGDAAFGPKVEAIVVYNSNPVAVAPDSERVAAGFAREDLFTIVLEHFQTDTADYADLLLPATTQLEHLDVHKSYGHTHVMVNLPAIAPVGGALPNTEIFRGFARHMGLDEPALFESDETIAQAAFRWQDKTLEGVDWQTLKQTGWARLNLPDAPFAEGGFRTPSGKCEFYSERLAKQGLDPLPDYLPPYESADGAPELAARYPLAMISPPARNFLNSTFVNVESLRSTEGEPHLDMHPADAQARDIADGAQVRIFNDRGSMQARVRVTDKAREGLVVGLSIWWKKLAPDGRNANQLTSQALTDLGGSATFYDCLVEVERV, from the coding sequence ATGAATGCCCCAACTGAACTCGCTCGCGCCGTATGCCCGCACGATTGCCCCGACACCTGCGCGATGCGAGTGACGGTCGTGGGCGGACGTGCGATCAAGGTTGTCGCTGATCCTGAGCATCCGCCGACGCAAGGCGCGCTGTGCACCAAGGTCAGCCGCTATGCTGAGCGTGTGCATCATCCGCAAAGATTGACGGCGCCGATGAAGCGCGTCGGCCGTAAAGGCGATGGCCGCTTTGAACCGATCAGTTGGGACGAGGCATTCCGGATCGCTGCTGGCCGTCTCGCGGAGATTGCGCGCCGCGCGCCAGAAGCGATCGTTCCCTACAGCTATGCCGGCACGATGGGTTTAGTTCAGGGCGAGAGCATTGCGCAGCGCTTCTTTCACAAGATCGGCGCGTCGCAATTGGACCGCACGATCTGCGCATCGGCGGGCGCCGCCGGGTTGAAGTACACCTATGGCGCGAGCCTTGGCATGCTCACCGAGTTTTTCGACGAGAGCGAAGTCATCCTCATCTGGGGTTCCAATCCCATCGCATCGAGTCTGCATTTCTGGACGCGCGCCCAGCAGGCCAAACGCCGCGGCGCACGGCTGATCGCTATCGATCCGTACCGGTCGCTAACCGCCGAAAAATGCCATCAGCACATTGCCCTGAAACCCGGCACCGACGGCGCCTTGGCGCTCGGCATGATGAACGTGTTGATCACGGAAAATCTGCTCGATCACGCTTACATCGCGGCCCACACACTAGGTTTCGATGAGCTGAAGGCACGCGCGCTGAATTACCCGCCGTCGCGCGTTGCTGAAATTTGCGACATTGATGAACACGTTATCGTTGATCTTGCGCGACTTTACGGTAGTACCAAAAAGGCCGCGATCCGCATGAACTACGGTCTGCAGCGCGTGCGTGGCGGCGGCAATGCCGTGCGCGCGATCGCCTGCCTGCCGTCGTTGACGGGTGCGTGGCGCGAAAGAGCGGGGGGCGTGCTGCTGTCCTCGGGCGGTTGGGCGCCGGTCGACACGCATGCATTGCAGCGTCCGGACCTGATGCCGGGCTGGCCGTCCAAGGTCAGCCGCGTCATCAATATGAATACAATCGGCGACGCGTTGCTGCACAAGGGCGACGCCGCGTTCGGCCCTAAAGTCGAAGCGATCGTTGTCTACAACTCGAATCCCGTGGCCGTCGCGCCGGATTCCGAGCGAGTCGCAGCGGGTTTTGCGCGCGAGGATTTGTTTACGATCGTGCTGGAGCATTTCCAGACCGACACCGCCGACTACGCCGATCTGCTCCTGCCCGCGACCACCCAACTCGAGCACCTCGACGTCCACAAGTCATACGGCCACACGCACGTGATGGTCAACCTGCCGGCAATCGCACCCGTCGGCGGCGCACTTCCAAACACCGAGATTTTTCGCGGCTTCGCGCGTCACATGGGGCTCGACGAACCAGCACTGTTCGAGAGCGACGAGACCATTGCGCAGGCTGCGTTCCGCTGGCAGGACAAAACGCTCGAAGGCGTGGATTGGCAGACCTTGAAGCAAACCGGCTGGGCCCGGCTGAACCTGCCCGACGCGCCTTTCGCCGAAGGCGGCTTCCGAACGCCGTCCGGCAAATGCGAGTTCTATAGCGAGCGCCTCGCAAAGCAGGGACTCGACCCGCTGCCCGACTACCTGCCACCCTACGAATCCGCCGACGGCGCACCGGAACTCGCCGCCCGCTACCCACTTGCGATGATCTCGCCGCCGGCCCGCAACTTCCTGAACAGCACCTTCGTGAACGTCGAAAGTTTGCGTTCGACGGAAGGCGAGCCGCACCTCGACATGCACCCAGCCGACGCACAAGCGCGAGACATTGCCGATGGCGCTCAGGTGCGCATCTTTAACGATCGCGGTTCGATGCAGGCGCGCGTGCGCGTCACGGATAAAGCCCGCGAAGGGCTCGTGGTCGGCCTGTCGATCTGGTGGAAAAAGCTCGCCCCCGACGGCCGCAATGCCAATCAACTCACCAGCCAGGCGCTCACCGATCTGGGCGGCTCGGCGACGTTCTACGACTGCCTGGTCGAAGTCGAACGCGTCTGA
- a CDS encoding M20 aminoacylase family protein, producing MKLIPEIQAAHGEIQTLRRTIHAHPELRYEETATADLVARTLESWGIETHRGLGKTGVVGVLKRGNGSRSIGLRADMDALPIQELNSFDHRSKNDGKMHACGHDGHTAMLLGAARHLVKHGEFDGTIVFIFQPAEEGGAGAQAMIDDGLFVKFPVDAVFGIHNWPGMPAGQFGVTEGPIMASSNEFHIEIKGVGSHAALPHNGHDPVFTAVQIANGLQSIITRNKKPLDTAVLSITQIHAGDAVNVVPNNAWIAGTVRTFTTDTLDLIEARMRKIAESTAEAYDCSVDIQFHRNYPPTINSSEEARFAATVMKEIVGAENVDDAVEPTMGAEDFSFMLLAKPGCYAFLGNGDGGHRDSGHGAGPCMLHNASYDFNDELLPIGSTYWVRLAQRFLAQGK from the coding sequence ATGAAACTGATCCCAGAAATCCAGGCCGCTCACGGCGAAATCCAGACCCTCCGACGAACCATCCACGCCCATCCGGAACTGCGTTACGAAGAAACGGCGACGGCCGATCTGGTGGCACGAACCCTAGAGTCGTGGGGTATCGAAACTCATCGAGGGTTGGGCAAAACCGGCGTCGTCGGTGTGCTGAAACGCGGCAATGGCTCACGCTCCATTGGTCTGCGAGCCGACATGGATGCGCTGCCGATACAGGAACTGAACAGCTTCGACCATCGGTCGAAAAACGACGGCAAGATGCACGCGTGCGGCCATGACGGACATACCGCGATGCTGCTCGGTGCCGCGCGGCACCTGGTCAAACATGGTGAATTCGATGGCACGATCGTGTTCATTTTCCAGCCAGCTGAAGAAGGCGGCGCCGGCGCGCAAGCCATGATCGACGACGGCCTGTTCGTGAAATTTCCGGTCGACGCCGTCTTCGGCATTCATAACTGGCCGGGCATGCCGGCGGGGCAGTTCGGCGTGACCGAAGGCCCGATCATGGCGTCGAGCAATGAATTTCACATTGAAATCAAAGGCGTGGGTTCGCACGCAGCGCTGCCGCACAACGGCCACGATCCTGTCTTCACTGCGGTGCAAATCGCGAATGGGCTGCAGAGCATCATCACGCGGAACAAGAAGCCGCTCGACACTGCCGTGTTATCGATCACCCAGATTCATGCCGGCGACGCGGTCAATGTTGTTCCGAACAATGCGTGGATTGCAGGCACAGTGCGGACGTTTACCACCGATACGCTTGATCTGATCGAAGCGCGCATGCGCAAAATCGCGGAGAGCACCGCCGAGGCCTACGATTGCTCGGTCGATATTCAATTCCACCGAAACTACCCGCCGACGATCAACAGCAGCGAGGAGGCCCGCTTTGCAGCGACGGTGATGAAGGAAATTGTCGGCGCGGAAAACGTCGACGACGCGGTTGAGCCAACGATGGGCGCGGAGGACTTCTCTTTCATGTTGCTCGCCAAACCGGGTTGTTACGCGTTCCTTGGTAATGGCGATGGGGGACACCGAGATTCGGGGCATGGCGCGGGCCCGTGCATGCTGCATAACGCGAGCTATGACTTTAACGACGAGTTGCTGCCGATCGGCTCGACGTACTGGGTACGACTGGCACAGCGGTTCCTGGCGCAGGGCAAATAG